The genomic stretch CAAAAGacattttcaaattgaaattgtatttgtgggAATGTGGGAATGCACTAtagtttaacaaaattaaattcatattcataaataaaaaacatttatttaaatacccccccccccaaaaaaaaaaaaaaaaaacacagcaggccagtctttgaaaaataaaattccaAGATGCCACAGGACCAATACAACTTCTTTAAAGCATATTCATTTCAAGTACCCTTAACACCTCAATATCTGTTAAGACAAAAATCATTTCTGTTCTCCTTCCATTATGTTTTTGTACGAAACCAGGAAGTCAATCGAACTCTTTTATCATTCCCACAAGGATGTCCGCTATCCCAACATGTATTttgctcctctccctctccctgtgtgAGCTGATCCCAAGCACCGGCGCTCACCTTCGGCTTTGCGAACTGGTGAACGAGACGGTTTCAGTGGAGAAAGACGGATGCCCAAAGTGCCTGGCATTTCAGACCACCATCTGCAGCGGCCACTGCCTCACAAAGGTAGCGGTgcgtgtgtgaatgtgtgtgtgtatgtgtgtgcgacTGTGTCCTATAACCCTGTTCTCCTTCTGTCTGTATTCCAGGAGCCGGTTTATAAGAGTCCTCTGTCCACAGTGTATCAGCACGTCTGTACGTACCGGGATGTCCGCTATGAGACCATTCTGTTGCCAGACTGTCCCCCTGGAGTCGACCCTTTTGTTACCTATCCTATAGCGCTAAGTTGCGACTGCAGCCTCTGTACTATGGACACATCAGACTGCACCATAGAGAGCCTGAGACCAGACTTCTGCATGACTCAACGAGTGAACCTCCCCGCCAAATAGAAACTGCGCCCCAAAAGCAggctgagacacacacacacatttacactatCCTGAAGACAATACAGACAGATAGAGACAGACTTACTTGCatattcacatacacacacagaaacaacatCTCAGACTGACAGGTACTCACCCCTACAGCTTGAACTATTGTTTACTGGACAGAAATGCAGTAAAGTCACAGACTTATGCTTTAATATGTAGGCAAACACTGTGCCTTGTAATCGTTATTGTTAATAAagcttattttttaaagcaaactcAGTCAATCTTGTGTTTCATTCCCTAGGTTGTGTCTCCTTGAAGAAGTCAAATTGAGAGCAGGGTTTGTAATGTTAAAGACTCGCTTCTGAATCAAATATCTCAAATCTTCAACAATGTCCAGTCATTTTAACAGCAGAAGCTTATTTGCCTTCTGGACTTTGCAGGTTCTTTGATATTAGAGACAAGATTATGAGTAGACAGTCCTcaaaaaaatgtcaaaaaaGCCACCCCTAGACAGTACGGAAAGCTTAGCAT from Amia ocellicauda isolate fAmiCal2 chromosome 23, fAmiCal2.hap1, whole genome shotgun sequence encodes the following:
- the LOC136719425 gene encoding gonadotropin subunit beta, whose translation is MSAIPTCILLLSLSLCELIPSTGAHLRLCELVNETVSVEKDGCPKCLAFQTTICSGHCLTKEPVYKSPLSTVYQHVCTYRDVRYETILLPDCPPGVDPFVTYPIALSCDCSLCTMDTSDCTIESLRPDFCMTQRVNLPAK